A window of Garciella nitratireducens DSM 15102 genomic DNA:
CATTCAGATATGACTCCAAACAATATTGTTAATATGGCACTATTAAAAAATCTTGATGTTATTTCAGTTACGGATCATAATACCACTCAAAATTTACCTGCAGTATTTAAGGTTGCAAAGGATAAAGATTTATTGATTATTCCAGGGATAGAAGTGACTACTAAAGAGGAAGTACATTTATTGTGTTATTTTCCTTCTTTAGATTCTGCTATGCTCTTTGAAGAATATATAAAGACCTATTTACCATCTATTAAAAATCAAAAAGAATTTTTTGGAGAGCAGTGGATTTTAGATGAACAGGATGAAATCATAGGGGAAGTAGAATTTTTATTGATCAACGCTCTTTCTTTATCTATAGATAAAATTTTTAAGGCTGTTCAAAATCAAAAAGGAGTGGTTGTTCCTGCACATATTGATAAAAGTTCATATAGTATTATTTCTAACTTAGGATGGATTCCTTCCTATTTATCTATTCATACTTTAGAACTCTCTGTTACAATTCAAAAACAAGATCAGAAACTTTGGACAACACTATTTCCCAATTATCGTTGGATTCAATCTTCTGATGCTCATTCTTTAGAACATATTTTAGAAAGACAATCTTTTTTTGAATTTAAAAAATTAACCATACAGAATATATTGGGTTTTTTAAAAGGAATGTAATTTTTGATTCTTAAATAAAATACTAAAAGTTTTATTTTAAAAATAGAGAAAGGGATATTATTTTTATAAAAAATCTTATATTAACTAAAATATTAAGAATAATTAGTATAAAATATAAAGATTCTATTTTTCCTTGATTTTTCATTAAATATACATAATATTTTTAAATTTAGAAATATTTTTAAATTTAGAGCTTAATTTTTATTATATATGATATAATAATGGCAATTAAACGCTAAATAAAATTATAAGGAGGGTAAGATTTTATGTCTCAAACTGTAACAGGAGAAGAAAAGAAGAAAAAGCTAGAAAAAATGATTGAAAAATACAAAGATCAGCAAGGGGCTTTAATGCCTATTCTACATGAAGCACAAGAATTATATGGATATTTATCTTTAGAGACTCAACAAATGATTGCACAAAAGTTGGATATTCCTATATCTGAAGTTTATGGAGTGGCTACTTTTTATTCTCAATTCAAATTAAAACCAAAGGGACAATATGAAATTAATGTCTGCCTTGGAACCGCTTGTTATGTAAA
This region includes:
- a CDS encoding PHP domain-containing protein: MNHTYYWAYDLHIHSALSPCAHSDMTPNNIVNMALLKNLDVISVTDHNTTQNLPAVFKVAKDKDLLIIPGIEVTTKEEVHLLCYFPSLDSAMLFEEYIKTYLPSIKNQKEFFGEQWILDEQDEIIGEVEFLLINALSLSIDKIFKAVQNQKGVVVPAHIDKSSYSIISNLGWIPSYLSIHTLELSVTIQKQDQKLWTTLFPNYRWIQSSDAHSLEHILERQSFFEFKKLTIQNILGFLKGM
- the nuoE gene encoding NADH-quinone oxidoreductase subunit NuoE; this translates as MSQTVTGEEKKKKLEKMIEKYKDQQGALMPILHEAQELYGYLSLETQQMIAQKLDIPISEVYGVATFYSQFKLKPKGQYEINVCLGTACYVKGAQAVLDRFCEELGIQVGDTTEDGKFSIGASRCVGACGLAPVCMINGEVYGRLVPEDVPKILEKYKD